One part of the Streptomyces sp. AM 2-1-1 genome encodes these proteins:
- the cobT gene encoding nicotinate-nucleotide--dimethylbenzimidazole phosphoribosyltransferase → MTDTGQIPGEGQPENAGMVEQPGVLAPDAYTYLDPSEQAPDEEDLLLMPAVQGTWSDPQVVPPPAADAYGQFPSQSAAPVHEYPVQEESPVHEYPVRESPSAAPDSGAFDLAGVRIPAPASAPVAAHAAASAAPSRRPLHRGPSVDGPSYGGQSSLVRSLADRGPAGSPQPHAPVRPPVRTAPPAPAPVAPEPSAYAEAPVVPEAPAYAEAPVVPEPSAYAETPAYTAAPVAPGPAEAPHPAEAPAYAETSAYAEAPAYAEAPAASEYPAPAELPVAPEYAEVPLAPEPVLPGPQPGEIPLQGAAPWGAPEPAAAEEPSGAAGTVTAEALPSEALPVETAPAGTLPDGPDPTPAEALQQPAPDFATPDAGSAPDHLRAEAPAGLPAETVVPDAPAEAEAPAPLPAQASVFVPGAAPEPYVPVQGSVPDTAPFPAGPDGLAEAPAEVPAPAATVREPHVPAEQYAVAEPPATEPPAAGPLTAEPVPVEAVDAEPAFEPVAPDAVPVALPEPDARVTDVPETGAQQADRAPEAVDHLAEGSAPAPGHEDTAAGPADSVASASIPASIPSEAEAEAVAEPVAVAEAVAEPVAETVGDPFGETAPEASAPGTTLPEPGRTDAPEEPVSDPAPGYDEAEREAVLRVMRERRDIRNGFRSDPIPHEVLLRVLEAAHHAPSVGHSQPWDFVVIRSAETRRSMHELAQRQRDAYAKSLPKGRAKQFREMKIEAILDTPVNIVVTADPTRGGRHTLGRHTQPQMAPYSSALAVENLWLAARAEGLGVGWVSFFDEREMVRALGLPEHLEIVAYLCVGYVDEFPDEPELMQAGWSKRRPLSWVVHEETYGRRALPGEEPHDLLQETIATIRPLDAKALGEAWERQKRMTTPAGALGMLEIISAQLSGLSRMCPPPIPEPAAVAIFAGDHGVHAQGVTAWPQEVTGQMVANFLAGGAVCNAFASQVGAEVCVVDVGVAQELPATPGLLPRKVRPGTADFTTGPAMSREDVLAAIEVGIETARDLVAAGNKGLLIGEMGIANTTASAALICVYTGADPSEVTGRGTGINDEMHARKIDVVRRALELHQPDPADPIGVLAAVGGLEHAAMAGYLLGGASLRTPVILDGVSAGAAALVARAIAPEALAACIAGHRSAEPGHVAALNKLGLRPLIDLDLRLGEGTGALLALPIVQSAARAMHEVATFDSAGVTEK, encoded by the coding sequence ATGACTGACACCGGCCAGATCCCGGGCGAGGGACAGCCGGAGAACGCAGGCATGGTGGAGCAGCCGGGCGTCCTCGCCCCGGATGCGTACACCTACCTCGATCCCTCCGAGCAGGCACCCGACGAGGAAGACCTGCTGTTGATGCCCGCCGTCCAGGGCACGTGGAGCGACCCGCAGGTCGTCCCGCCGCCCGCCGCGGACGCTTACGGGCAGTTCCCGTCCCAGAGCGCCGCCCCGGTCCACGAGTACCCGGTGCAGGAGGAGTCCCCGGTCCACGAGTACCCGGTCCGGGAGTCGCCGTCCGCGGCGCCCGACTCGGGCGCCTTCGACCTCGCCGGCGTACGCATCCCGGCCCCGGCCTCCGCCCCGGTCGCCGCGCACGCGGCGGCCTCCGCCGCCCCGTCCCGCCGCCCGCTCCACCGAGGCCCCTCGGTCGACGGCCCCTCCTACGGCGGGCAGAGCAGCCTCGTGCGCTCGCTCGCCGACCGGGGCCCCGCCGGATCCCCGCAGCCCCACGCCCCGGTCCGCCCTCCCGTCCGCACGGCGCCCCCGGCCCCCGCACCCGTCGCGCCCGAGCCCTCCGCGTACGCCGAGGCCCCCGTCGTGCCCGAGGCCCCCGCGTACGCCGAGGCCCCCGTCGTGCCCGAGCCCTCCGCGTACGCCGAAACTCCCGCCTACACCGCAGCACCCGTCGCGCCCGGGCCCGCCGAGGCCCCCCACCCCGCCGAGGCCCCTGCCTACGCCGAAACCTCCGCCTACGCCGAGGCCCCTGCCTACGCCGAGGCCCCCGCCGCGTCCGAGTACCCCGCCCCCGCCGAGCTCCCGGTCGCGCCCGAGTACGCCGAGGTCCCCCTCGCGCCGGAGCCCGTCCTGCCGGGCCCGCAGCCGGGGGAGATCCCGCTGCAGGGAGCCGCCCCGTGGGGCGCCCCGGAGCCTGCGGCCGCCGAGGAGCCCTCCGGCGCGGCCGGGACCGTGACGGCCGAAGCCCTGCCGTCCGAAGCCCTGCCCGTGGAGACCGCGCCCGCCGGCACCCTCCCCGACGGACCCGACCCGACGCCGGCCGAGGCGCTCCAGCAGCCCGCCCCGGACTTCGCCACCCCCGATGCGGGGTCCGCACCGGACCACCTCCGCGCGGAGGCGCCGGCCGGACTCCCGGCGGAAACGGTCGTCCCCGACGCGCCGGCCGAGGCGGAGGCCCCGGCACCGCTTCCCGCCCAGGCGTCGGTCTTCGTGCCCGGCGCCGCCCCGGAGCCGTACGTGCCCGTGCAGGGCTCGGTGCCGGACACCGCCCCCTTCCCCGCTGGGCCGGACGGCCTCGCCGAGGCGCCCGCGGAGGTCCCCGCCCCGGCGGCGACCGTGCGGGAGCCCCACGTCCCCGCCGAGCAGTACGCCGTCGCCGAGCCGCCGGCCACCGAGCCCCCGGCCGCCGGACCCCTCACTGCCGAGCCCGTCCCGGTCGAAGCCGTCGACGCCGAACCGGCCTTCGAGCCGGTCGCCCCCGACGCCGTCCCGGTCGCTCTCCCGGAGCCGGACGCGCGGGTCACCGATGTCCCGGAGACCGGGGCGCAGCAGGCCGACAGGGCACCCGAAGCCGTCGACCACCTCGCCGAGGGGTCCGCCCCGGCGCCGGGCCACGAGGACACGGCGGCCGGTCCGGCCGACTCCGTCGCATCCGCCTCCATCCCCGCCTCCATCCCCTCCGAAGCCGAGGCCGAAGCCGTCGCGGAGCCCGTGGCCGTGGCCGAAGCCGTCGCGGAGCCCGTGGCCGAGACCGTCGGCGACCCCTTCGGCGAAACGGCCCCGGAGGCCTCCGCCCCCGGCACGACCCTGCCGGAGCCCGGTCGGACCGACGCGCCGGAGGAGCCCGTCTCCGACCCGGCCCCCGGCTACGACGAGGCCGAACGCGAGGCCGTCCTGCGCGTGATGCGCGAACGCCGCGACATCCGCAACGGCTTCCGCAGCGACCCGATCCCGCACGAGGTGCTGCTGCGCGTGCTGGAGGCCGCCCACCACGCCCCCAGCGTCGGACACTCGCAACCCTGGGACTTCGTCGTCATCCGCTCCGCGGAGACCCGGCGCTCCATGCACGAGCTCGCCCAGCGCCAGCGCGACGCCTACGCGAAGTCGCTCCCCAAGGGCCGCGCGAAGCAGTTCCGGGAGATGAAGATCGAGGCCATCCTCGACACCCCCGTGAACATCGTCGTCACCGCCGACCCCACCCGCGGCGGACGGCACACCCTCGGCCGCCACACCCAGCCGCAGATGGCTCCCTACTCCTCCGCCCTCGCCGTGGAGAACCTGTGGCTCGCCGCCCGGGCCGAAGGCCTCGGCGTCGGCTGGGTCAGCTTCTTCGACGAGCGCGAGATGGTCCGCGCCCTCGGTCTGCCCGAGCACCTGGAAATCGTCGCGTACCTCTGCGTCGGGTACGTCGACGAGTTCCCCGACGAGCCCGAGCTGATGCAGGCCGGCTGGTCCAAGCGGCGCCCGCTCTCCTGGGTCGTCCACGAGGAGACGTACGGCCGCCGGGCGCTGCCCGGCGAGGAGCCGCACGACCTGCTCCAGGAGACCATCGCCACCATCCGGCCGCTGGACGCCAAGGCGCTCGGAGAGGCGTGGGAGCGCCAGAAGCGGATGACCACGCCCGCCGGCGCGCTCGGCATGCTGGAGATCATCTCCGCGCAGCTCTCCGGGCTCTCCCGGATGTGCCCGCCGCCGATCCCGGAGCCCGCCGCCGTCGCGATCTTCGCCGGTGACCACGGCGTGCACGCCCAGGGCGTCACCGCCTGGCCGCAGGAGGTCACCGGCCAGATGGTCGCCAACTTCCTGGCCGGCGGCGCCGTCTGCAACGCCTTCGCCTCCCAGGTCGGCGCCGAGGTCTGCGTCGTCGACGTCGGTGTCGCCCAGGAACTCCCCGCCACCCCGGGCCTGTTGCCCCGCAAGGTGCGGCCCGGTACGGCGGACTTCACCACCGGCCCCGCGATGAGCCGCGAGGACGTCCTCGCCGCGATCGAGGTCGGCATCGAGACCGCCCGCGACCTCGTCGCCGCCGGCAACAAGGGCCTCCTCATCGGTGAGATGGGCATCGCCAACACCACGGCGTCGGCCGCCCTCATCTGCGTCTACACCGGCGCAGACCCCTCCGAGGTGACCGGACGCGGCACCGGCATCAACGACGAGATGCACGCCCGCAAGATCGACGTGGTACGCCGCGCCCTGGAACTCCACCAGCCCGACCCGGCCGACCCGATCGGGGTGCTCGCGGCCGTCGGCGGCCTGGAGCACGCGGCCATGGCCGGCTACCTCCTGGGAGGCGCCTCACTGCGCACCCCGGTCATCCTGGACGGCGTGAGCGCCGGCGCCGCCGCCCTGGTCGCCCGGGCCATCGCCCCCGAGGCGCTGGCCGCCTGCATCGCGGGTCACCGCAGCGCGGAGCCCGGCCACGTGGCCGCGCTCAACAAGCTGGGTCTGCGTCCGCTGATCGACCTCGACCTGCGCCTCGGCGAGGGTACGGGCGCCCTGCTGGCGCTCCCGATCGTGCAGAGCGCCGCCCGCGCCATGCACGAGGTGGCGACGTTCGACTCGGCGGGCGTCACGGAGAAGTAG
- the cobA gene encoding uroporphyrinogen-III C-methyltransferase: MAEHVDHPAYPVGLRLSGRRVVVVGGGQVAQRRLPALIATGADITLVSPSATPSVEAMADAGEIRWERRRYADGDLADTWYALVASSDPAANTAASAEAERTRTWCVRSDDAEAATAWTPATGRSENVTVAVLTTTSRDRDPRHSAAVRDAIVEGLRDGTLAAPHHRTHTPGVWLVGGGPGDPDLITVRGRRLLASADVVIADRLGPRDLLDELPPHVEVIDAAKIPYGRFMAQEAINRALIEHAKAGKAVVRLKGGDPFVFGRGMEEAQALAAEGIPCTVVPGISSSISVPSAAGIPVTHRGVAHEFTVVSGHVAPEDPRSLVDWAALARLRGTLVLLMAVDKIGAIAEALISHGKDPATPVALVQEGTTAAQRRVDATLATVGERAVAEDVRPPAVIVIGEVVAVGPDAFTTPAV, translated from the coding sequence ATGGCCGAGCACGTCGATCACCCCGCATACCCCGTCGGACTGCGCCTGAGCGGGCGCCGCGTCGTCGTCGTCGGCGGCGGCCAGGTCGCACAGCGCCGCCTCCCCGCGCTCATCGCGACGGGCGCCGACATCACCCTCGTCTCGCCTTCCGCGACCCCATCCGTCGAGGCGATGGCCGACGCCGGGGAGATCCGCTGGGAACGCCGCCGGTACGCGGACGGCGACCTCGCCGACACCTGGTACGCGCTGGTCGCCAGCAGCGACCCCGCCGCCAACACCGCCGCCTCCGCCGAGGCCGAGCGCACCCGGACCTGGTGCGTCCGCAGCGACGACGCCGAGGCGGCCACCGCCTGGACCCCGGCCACCGGGCGCAGCGAGAACGTCACGGTCGCCGTGCTCACCACCACCTCCCGGGACCGCGACCCCCGCCACTCCGCCGCCGTCCGCGACGCCATCGTCGAAGGCCTCCGCGACGGCACCCTCGCCGCCCCGCACCACCGCACCCACACCCCGGGCGTCTGGCTGGTGGGCGGCGGACCCGGCGACCCCGACCTGATCACCGTGCGCGGCCGCCGCCTCCTCGCCTCCGCCGACGTCGTCATCGCCGACCGGCTCGGCCCCCGCGACCTGCTCGACGAGCTGCCGCCGCACGTCGAGGTCATCGACGCCGCGAAGATCCCCTACGGCCGCTTCATGGCCCAGGAGGCGATCAACCGGGCGCTCATAGAACACGCGAAGGCGGGCAAGGCCGTCGTCCGCCTCAAGGGCGGCGACCCGTTCGTCTTCGGCCGCGGCATGGAAGAGGCCCAGGCGCTCGCCGCCGAGGGCATCCCGTGCACCGTGGTCCCCGGCATCTCCAGCTCCATCTCCGTACCGAGCGCCGCCGGCATCCCGGTCACGCACCGGGGCGTAGCCCACGAGTTCACCGTCGTCAGCGGCCACGTCGCCCCCGAGGACCCCCGTTCGCTCGTCGACTGGGCGGCGCTCGCCCGGTTGCGCGGCACCCTCGTCCTCCTCATGGCCGTCGACAAGATCGGCGCCATCGCCGAGGCCCTCATCTCCCACGGCAAGGACCCCGCCACCCCCGTCGCCCTCGTCCAGGAGGGCACCACCGCCGCGCAGCGACGCGTCGACGCGACGCTCGCCACCGTCGGCGAGCGCGCCGTGGCCGAGGACGTCCGTCCGCCCGCCGTCATCGTCATCGGGGAGGTCGTCGCCGTCGGACCCGACGCCTTCACCACCCCCGCCGTGTGA
- a CDS encoding RNA methyltransferase, producing the protein MAETITVEDPDDPRLHDYTGLTDVELRRRREPEEGLFIAEGEKVIRRAGQAGYAMRSMLLTPKWTEVMRDVIEAAEAPVYVVTPELAERVTGYHVHRGALASMRREPLPDAAGLLAGARRVAVFEDIVDHANIGAAFRNAAALGVDTVLLTPRCADPFYRRAVKVSMGGVFQVPWTRLESWPDDVGVLHAAGFTVAALCLSERAITLDELAARKDERLALVFGTEGAGLTPKTLAAVDDHVRIPMDAGVDSLNVAAASAVAFYATRPRPA; encoded by the coding sequence GTGGCAGAGACCATCACCGTCGAGGACCCCGACGACCCGCGTCTGCACGACTACACGGGCCTCACCGACGTCGAGCTGCGCCGCAGGCGCGAACCCGAGGAGGGCCTCTTCATCGCCGAGGGCGAGAAGGTGATCCGCCGCGCGGGCCAGGCGGGGTACGCGATGCGCTCCATGCTGCTCACCCCCAAGTGGACCGAGGTGATGCGCGACGTCATCGAGGCGGCCGAGGCACCGGTGTACGTGGTCACCCCCGAACTCGCCGAGCGGGTCACCGGCTACCACGTGCACCGCGGCGCGCTCGCCTCCATGCGGCGCGAACCGCTGCCCGACGCCGCCGGCCTGCTGGCCGGGGCCCGGCGGGTCGCCGTGTTCGAGGACATCGTCGACCACGCCAACATCGGGGCCGCCTTCCGCAACGCGGCGGCCCTCGGCGTCGACACCGTCCTGCTCACCCCGCGCTGCGCCGACCCCTTCTACCGACGCGCGGTGAAGGTGTCCATGGGCGGCGTCTTCCAGGTGCCCTGGACCCGTCTGGAGTCCTGGCCCGACGACGTCGGGGTGCTGCACGCGGCGGGCTTCACCGTCGCGGCGCTCTGCCTCAGCGAACGCGCGATCACCCTGGACGAACTCGCGGCACGGAAGGACGAACGGCTCGCCCTCGTCTTCGGTACGGAAGGGGCGGGCCTCACACCGAAGACCCTCGCCGCCGTCGACGACCACGTCCGCATCCCGATGGACGCCGGGGTCGACTCGCTCAACGTGGCGGCCGCCTCGGCCGTCGCCTTCTACGCGACCCGCCCCCGCCCGGCCTGA
- a CDS encoding serine/threonine-protein kinase: MAMMRLRREDPRLVGSFRLHRRLGAGGMGVVYLGSDRRGQRVALKVIRPDLAEDQEFRSRFAREVSAARRIRGGCTARLVAADLDAERPWFATQYVPGPSLHDKVAEEGPLSASEVAAIGAALSEGLVAVHEAGVVHRDLKPSNILLSPKGPRIIDFGIAWATGASTLTHVGTAVGSPGFLAPEQVRGAAVTPATDVFSLGATLAYAATADSPFGHGSSEVMLYRVVHEEPHLAEVHDALAPLVRACLAKDPEDRPSTLQLSMRLKEIAAREAQGLHESRPPVQRSAHEADRPTGRLVEGPYTEQQTRRSEGPSTGRSPQARRPSPASASSPGPSSSAPSPSSGSSPRPGTGVPRPKGARPRPARGGVRPGKRPGPAQGTHGTNGRPGTRPGARPTGTGRRPANPRLLRQRLFVFVVVTLLVALGIAAAQGCQGPARGLGVLPAPERSGQGWTAPPDTV; this comes from the coding sequence ATGGCGATGATGCGGCTCCGGCGCGAGGACCCGCGTCTCGTCGGCTCGTTCCGGCTGCACCGGCGGCTCGGGGCCGGCGGGATGGGTGTCGTCTACCTGGGTTCGGACCGGCGGGGTCAGCGGGTCGCTCTCAAGGTGATCCGCCCCGACCTGGCGGAGGACCAGGAGTTCCGCTCCCGGTTCGCCCGCGAGGTGTCCGCCGCGCGGCGTATCCGCGGCGGCTGCACCGCCCGGCTGGTGGCCGCCGATCTGGACGCCGAACGGCCGTGGTTCGCCACGCAGTACGTCCCGGGTCCCTCGCTGCACGACAAGGTCGCCGAGGAGGGCCCGCTCTCCGCTTCGGAGGTGGCCGCGATCGGGGCCGCTCTCTCCGAAGGGCTGGTCGCGGTCCACGAGGCGGGGGTGGTGCACCGGGACCTCAAGCCGTCGAACATCCTCCTCTCCCCCAAGGGCCCCCGGATCATCGACTTCGGCATCGCCTGGGCGACCGGAGCGAGCACGCTCACCCATGTGGGCACGGCGGTCGGGTCGCCCGGGTTCCTCGCCCCGGAGCAGGTGCGCGGGGCGGCGGTGACGCCGGCGACGGACGTCTTCTCGCTGGGCGCCACCCTCGCCTACGCGGCGACGGCCGACTCCCCCTTCGGGCACGGCAGTTCCGAGGTGATGCTCTACCGGGTGGTGCATGAGGAGCCGCACCTCGCCGAGGTGCACGACGCGCTCGCCCCGCTGGTGCGGGCCTGTCTGGCGAAGGACCCGGAGGACCGGCCGAGCACGCTGCAGCTGTCCATGCGGCTCAAGGAGATCGCGGCGCGGGAGGCGCAGGGGCTGCACGAGAGCCGGCCGCCCGTCCAGCGTTCCGCGCACGAGGCCGACCGGCCCACCGGCCGGCTCGTCGAGGGCCCGTACACCGAGCAGCAGACGCGGCGGTCCGAGGGGCCGTCCACCGGGCGTTCGCCGCAGGCCCGTCGCCCCTCGCCGGCCTCCGCCTCCTCGCCGGGTCCCTCCTCGTCCGCTCCGTCACCGTCGTCGGGGAGCTCCCCGCGCCCCGGAACGGGGGTGCCCCGGCCGAAGGGGGCGCGGCCCCGTCCGGCGCGCGGCGGGGTGCGGCCGGGCAAGCGGCCCGGCCCCGCCCAGGGCACCCACGGCACGAACGGAAGGCCGGGCACCCGGCCCGGGGCCCGTCCGACCGGCACCGGGCGCCGTCCGGCCAACCCGCGGCTGCTGCGGCAGCGCCTCTTCGTGTTCGTCGTGGTGACGCTGCTGGTGGCCCTCGGCATCGCGGCGGCCCAGGGCTGTCAGGGGCCGGCGCGCGGCCTCGGCGTCCTGCCCGCGCCGGAGCGGTCCGGACAGGGGTGGACGGCACCGCCGGACACGGTCTGA
- a CDS encoding aminoglycoside phosphotransferase family protein, giving the protein MNSAVVVDTLGRLAHAAAHPAPADGCPCPPPRVLADRADGTVVRSGPVVAKAHAPGTGGPEFAARLALAAAPALAGVLLPPLPAPSPPPSAHGRPVTLWPYGEPVDPADPDAAPWEETAVLLARLHRTAPPLPLPPMRGPAKAALAVARMRTACPGGPGRAAVLAAWSTVPGWARDEEPAPAGPAGSLCHGDLHLGQLVRRPGPHGPWLLIDIDDTGVGDPAWDLARPAAWYAAGLLPESVWLRFLDAYRAAGGPAVPGTGDPWPELDVPARALTVQTAALALTKAAEQGREPDEVERLMIGACARIASLPPELGVGSTP; this is encoded by the coding sequence GTGAACAGCGCCGTGGTCGTCGACACGCTGGGCCGCCTGGCCCACGCCGCCGCCCACCCGGCCCCCGCCGACGGCTGCCCCTGCCCGCCGCCCCGGGTGCTCGCCGACCGGGCGGACGGCACCGTCGTCCGGAGCGGTCCCGTCGTGGCGAAGGCCCACGCCCCCGGCACCGGCGGCCCGGAGTTCGCCGCGCGCCTGGCCCTCGCCGCGGCCCCCGCGCTCGCGGGCGTCCTGCTGCCGCCCCTGCCCGCCCCATCCCCGCCGCCGAGCGCGCACGGACGCCCCGTCACCCTCTGGCCGTACGGTGAACCCGTCGACCCGGCCGACCCCGACGCGGCCCCCTGGGAGGAGACGGCCGTCCTCCTCGCCCGCCTCCACCGCACCGCACCCCCGCTGCCGCTCCCCCCGATGCGCGGTCCCGCCAAAGCGGCGCTCGCCGTGGCACGGATGCGGACCGCGTGCCCCGGAGGTCCCGGCCGCGCCGCGGTCCTCGCCGCCTGGTCGACGGTGCCCGGCTGGGCCCGTGACGAGGAGCCGGCTCCGGCCGGCCCCGCCGGATCCCTCTGCCACGGCGACCTCCACCTGGGCCAACTCGTCCGCCGTCCCGGCCCGCACGGCCCCTGGCTGCTGATCGACATCGACGACACCGGGGTCGGCGACCCCGCCTGGGACCTCGCCCGGCCCGCCGCCTGGTACGCCGCGGGGCTGCTGCCCGAGAGCGTCTGGCTGCGGTTCCTCGACGCCTACCGCGCGGCGGGCGGCCCCGCCGTCCCGGGCACGGGCGACCCCTGGCCCGAACTCGACGTCCCCGCACGGGCTCTCACCGTGCAGACCGCCGCCCTCGCCCTCACCAAGGCGGCGGAGCAGGGGCGGGAACCCGACGAGGTGGAACGGCTGATGATCGGCGCCTGCGCCCGTATCGCCTCGCTCCCTCCCGAGTTGGGCGTGGGCTCCACGCCGTAG
- a CDS encoding zf-TFIIB domain-containing protein, with amino-acid sequence MMQCPKCHAQMHTYNRNGVQIEQCSGCRGIFLDFGELEALTRLESQWTQQAPPAPQAPQAYPAAGPAWGAPQQGQHGGGHYGHHRQKSFGRMLFSS; translated from the coding sequence ATGATGCAGTGTCCGAAGTGCCACGCGCAGATGCATACGTACAACCGCAATGGTGTCCAGATCGAGCAGTGCAGCGGCTGCCGGGGGATATTCCTGGACTTCGGCGAGCTGGAAGCCCTGACCCGTCTGGAGTCGCAGTGGACGCAGCAGGCGCCGCCCGCGCCGCAGGCCCCGCAGGCCTACCCGGCCGCGGGCCCCGCCTGGGGCGCCCCGCAGCAGGGCCAGCACGGCGGCGGCCACTACGGCCACCACCGCCAGAAGAGCTTCGGACGGATGCTCTTCTCCTCCTGA
- a CDS encoding chorismate-binding protein → MARFGGLVASGLRDVTSDPAALDSAGFWAVSADFEGRVVCARFSSVRREAVPPPVPGAWRGPRREEWTSSLDRAAYQEGVRRVRAHIATGRVYQANLCRVLSAPLPDPGRADVDALTALLARGNPAPYAGTLRLPGHGVEIATASPELFLARDGRTVESGPIKGTGRTEADLLEKDHAENVMIVDLVRNDLGRVCATGTVRVPDLCVVEKHPGLVHLVSTVRGELARGAGWPELLGAAFPPGSVSGAPKSSALRIIEELETAPRGPYCGAVGWVDADRSAAELAVGIRTFWIDRTGPVPCLRFGTGAGITWGSDPEREWDETELKASRLLAVASGAGPFS, encoded by the coding sequence ATGGCCCGCTTCGGCGGCCTCGTCGCCTCCGGTCTGCGGGACGTGACCAGCGATCCCGCCGCCCTCGACTCCGCCGGTTTCTGGGCCGTCTCCGCCGATTTCGAGGGGCGTGTCGTCTGCGCGCGCTTCTCCTCGGTACGCCGGGAGGCGGTGCCCCCGCCCGTACCCGGTGCCTGGCGCGGCCCCCGTCGGGAGGAGTGGACCTCCTCGCTGGACCGCGCGGCCTACCAGGAAGGCGTACGGCGGGTCCGCGCCCACATCGCGACGGGCCGGGTCTACCAGGCGAACCTCTGCCGGGTGCTCTCCGCGCCGCTGCCCGACCCCGGCCGCGCCGACGTGGACGCGCTGACGGCCCTCCTCGCGCGCGGCAACCCGGCCCCCTACGCCGGTACCCTCCGGCTGCCCGGCCACGGCGTCGAGATCGCCACCGCCTCGCCCGAGCTGTTCCTCGCGCGCGACGGCAGGACCGTCGAATCCGGCCCGATCAAGGGCACCGGCCGCACCGAGGCGGATCTGCTGGAGAAGGACCACGCCGAGAACGTGATGATCGTCGATCTGGTCCGCAACGACCTGGGGCGTGTCTGCGCGACCGGCACCGTACGCGTCCCCGACCTCTGCGTGGTGGAGAAGCACCCCGGCCTCGTCCACCTCGTCTCCACCGTGCGCGGGGAACTCGCCCGGGGCGCGGGCTGGCCCGAGCTCCTCGGTGCCGCCTTTCCGCCCGGCTCGGTCAGCGGGGCGCCCAAGTCCAGTGCGCTGCGGATCATCGAGGAGCTGGAGACCGCCCCGCGCGGCCCCTACTGCGGCGCGGTCGGCTGGGTCGACGCGGACCGGTCGGCGGCGGAGCTCGCGGTGGGCATACGCACGTTCTGGATCGACCGCACCGGACCCGTTCCGTGCCTGCGTTTCGGCACCGGGGCGGGCATCACCTGGGGATCCGACCCCGAACGGGAGTGGGACGAGACGGAGCTCAAGGCGTCCCGGCTGCTGGCGGTGGCCTCCGGCGCCGGGCCGTTCTCCTGA
- a CDS encoding GNAT family N-acetyltransferase, with protein sequence MTTTLRPTGPTQQSADGARSRTYDVCDNGRPVGTVTLATDPAFGPAAGVLDALRIDEHRRRRGRAIIASLAAEEVLRAWGCVEVRAEVPAGNEPALRLAAVLGYTERGRNMDKATPARAAALPPGLVGRPMTAREFTPWLADRHEEYAREWARRGVPEELARHKSATDHARLLPLGLATPGTSIDVLVREEDGRAVGHVWLAGRPTGTGGTAGHVYYVEVDPEFRGRGYGRALMGLAEDMARGAGFDRISLHVFTSNTPARALYASLGYEPTSHTLVKPL encoded by the coding sequence GTGACCACGACCCTGCGGCCGACCGGGCCGACCCAGCAGAGCGCCGACGGCGCGCGTTCCCGTACGTACGACGTGTGTGACAACGGGCGCCCCGTCGGTACCGTCACCCTCGCCACCGACCCGGCGTTCGGCCCGGCCGCCGGGGTGCTGGACGCCCTGCGCATCGACGAGCACCGCCGCCGTCGCGGCCGGGCGATCATCGCCTCGCTCGCCGCCGAAGAGGTGCTGCGGGCCTGGGGGTGCGTGGAGGTGCGCGCCGAGGTTCCGGCGGGGAACGAGCCGGCCCTGCGGCTCGCCGCCGTACTCGGCTACACCGAACGCGGCCGGAACATGGACAAGGCGACGCCGGCGCGGGCGGCCGCCCTCCCGCCCGGTCTGGTGGGGCGCCCGATGACGGCGCGGGAGTTCACGCCGTGGCTGGCCGACCGCCACGAGGAGTACGCGCGGGAGTGGGCCCGGCGCGGTGTTCCGGAGGAACTCGCGCGGCACAAGTCGGCGACCGACCACGCGCGGCTCCTCCCGCTGGGTCTGGCCACGCCGGGCACGTCCATCGACGTCCTGGTGCGCGAGGAGGACGGCCGGGCGGTGGGCCACGTCTGGCTCGCGGGCCGGCCCACCGGGACCGGCGGGACGGCGGGGCACGTCTACTACGTCGAAGTCGACCCCGAGTTCCGGGGGAGGGGGTACGGCCGCGCCCTCATGGGACTCGCCGAGGACATGGCGCGGGGCGCCGGCTTCGACCGGATCTCCCTGCACGTCTTCACCT